Proteins encoded in a region of the Aptenodytes patagonicus chromosome Z, bAptPat1.pri.cur, whole genome shotgun sequence genome:
- the POLR3G gene encoding DNA-directed RNA polymerase III subunit RPC7 has protein sequence MAGSGRGRGRAAFTFNIEAIGFAKGAALPDVMCKPPPPFPSTDNKPVPLKTGEDEDYMLALKQDLRGTMKKMPYFLAVEEDREAIERYSKKYQDSEKEHAAWTPDWRRLPREMKPKKKTKKAGAKPKKAKSSEPKSNLDVLKKIEQWMVKGNHHLNFLHKTYFFRLQVRWLVLDQELEKKDDEEEKSEDEKDKTKDKEGEDDEEAEEPEEYDEEEHEEENDYISSYFEDGDDFGAGSDDNMDEATY, from the exons ATGGCTGGGTCAGGTAGAGGAAGAGGACGTGCTGCATTTACCTTCAACATCGAGGCTATTGGCTTTGCTAAAGGTGCAGCTCTACCTGATGTCATGTGTAAGCCTCCGCCGCCATTTCCC AGTACAGACAATAAGCCAGTGCCTCTGAAAACAGGAGAAGATGAAGATTACATGTTGGCCTTAAAACAAGATCTTAGAGGAACTATGAAAAAAATGCCATATTTTTTGGCAGTAGAAGAAGATCGTGAAG CAATTGAGAGGTACAGTAAAAAATACCAGGACAGTGAAAAGGAGCATGCAGCCTGGACCCCAG ATTGGAGAAGACTCCCAAGAGAGATGAAGCcaaagaaaaagaccaaaaaag caggtgcaaaaccaaaaaaggcaaaaagctctgAGCCTAAAAGTAATCTGGATGTGTTGAAAAAAATTGAG CAGTGGATGGTAAAGGGGAATCATCATCTCAATTTCTTACACAAGACATACTTTTTTAGACTTCAGGTCCGATGGCTAGTGCTTGATCAA GAGTTGGAAAAGAaggatgatgaagaagaaaaatctgaagatgagaaagacaaaacaaaagacaaagaaggtgaagatgatgaagaagcagaagaacCAGAGGAATATGATGAAGAGGAGCATGAAGAG gaaaatgactacatttcttcatattttgaaGATGGAGATGACTTTGGTGCTGGCAGTGATGACAATATGGATGAAGCAACATATTAG
- the LYSMD3 gene encoding lysM and putative peptidoglycan-binding domain-containing protein 3 yields the protein MAGRGAGCGLQPPAVAQPSVSGHLYPFVSAAGAESEGLEEEGEVSELRPRGREKVRRSASRDRLDDIVLLTKDIQEGDTLNAIALQYCCSVADIKRVNNLINDQDFFALRSIRIPVKKFSVLTETHVSPKGRPVLRPAHCSPEVQETSPSDKFSANETAGNFLKEVDRDIEEIVKCNDTKRENLNEVVSALAAQQICFETDGKTKKCKDPYYGADWGIGWWTAVVIMLIIGIVTPVFYLLYYEVLVKADVSHHSTMESSHLFVTAASHQKQIENGINPANIINVDNQGDLQP from the exons ATGGCCGGCAGAGGCGCCGGCTGCGGCCTGCAGCCGCCGGCCGTAGCGCAGCCGTCCGTCAGCGGTCACCTGTACCCCTTCGTGAGCGCGGCGGGCGCGGAGAgcgaggggctggaggaggaaggcgAGGTGTCGGAGCTGCGGCCGCGGGGCAGGGAGAAGGTCCGGAGGAGCGCGTCGAGGGACAGGCTGGATGATATCGTCCTGCTAACGAAGGATATCCAGGAGGGGGACACCCTGAACGCGATCGCACTTCAGTATTGCTGCTCG gttgCGGATATCAAGAGAGTTAACAATCTTATCAATGATCAAGATTTTTTTGCCCTGAGGTCTATCAGAATTCCAGTGAAAAAGTTCAGTGTATTGACCGAAACACATGTCTCTCCAAAAGGAAGACCAGTCCTTCGGCCTGCTCACTGTTCCCCAGAAGTGCAGGAAACATCACCTTCTGATAAATTCTCTGCTAATGAGACTGCTGGCAACTTCTTAAAAGAAGTGGATCGAGATATAGAAGAAATAGTGAAGTGTAACGATACAAAGAGAGAGAATCTTAATGAAGTTGTTTCTGCCTTAGCAGCCCAACAGATATGTTTTGAAACTGATGGTAAAACTAAAAAATGCAAGGATCCTTACTATGGAGCAGATTGGGGTATAGGATGGTGGACAGCTGTAGTGATTATGTTGATTATTGGCATAGTAACTCCAGTTTTTTATCTCCTGTATTATGAAGTTCTAGTGAAAGCAGATGTCAGTCACCATTCTACAATGGAATCTTCCCATTTGTTTGTCACAGCAGCATCGCAtcagaaacaaatagaaaatggAATAAATCCAGCGAATATTATAAATGTTGATAATCAAGGAGATCTTCAGCCTTAA